A window of Cryptomeria japonica chromosome 3, Sugi_1.0, whole genome shotgun sequence contains these coding sequences:
- the LOC131029173 gene encoding phosphatidylinositol 4-kinase gamma 6, translating into MAVAVLDGVNRQYDGFKKLDSRQTVRRRVFVQTDTGSVLGIELDRADNANTVKKKMQKALNVPTDESSLTFGDTVLKNDLSAVCNDAPLRLTRGSFHRSSSTPCLSPTVDGQPQRDRSGPVEIVGGSSCSGEIKKLVKDVVKAVECGVEPIPACGGLGGAYFFRNRRGEYVAIVKPTDEEPFAPNNPKGFVGKVLGQPGLKRSVRVGETGIREVAAYLLDHDHFAKVPLTVLVKITHSIFNVNKPMTKSKLQNERQTVSKIASFQQFVPHDFDASDHGTSSFPVASVHRIGILDIRILNTDRHAGNLLVKNMERVGRYCQVRGESVELIPIDHGLCLPENLEDPYFEWLHWPQASIPFSEDELEYIYKLDPNKDAEMLRVKLPMVREACLRILVLCTVFLKKAAESGLCLAEIGSMMSREFQGMEEAPSELEVVCMQAKLQVDHEMSAIRSEGEEDKISEISLEEDHMAEQIQFDMDYEDDEDDYINTASNIWMKKTCLNHDSRHDSMEVNGFNKFETGRVPYLFPQSLSSPSQRTDLCINSFSNGTLRSSRGGKFPFESNCPSPRHDSVEVNDVNKFETGRVPHLFPRFSSSPSQRTDLCINSISNGTPRSSRGGKFPFGSNCASPRTPKGGCWSTLSKLEEIPSLEENEMEEPVPEMQEPIPEMQNPGLLRNAGKASFNHQGSPFSSGLSASLRCTSFSDRNQGGSRHAGFQKGRSSKQGVSAAGAMQSGHETGAMTGNYIKFSDMIEEEWALFIEYFQDLLPGAFASRKSMSSSHRQRLGTSCQF; encoded by the coding sequence ATGGCTGTTGCTGTTCTAGACGGTGTAAATAGACAATACGATGgtttcaagaaattggatagcaGGCAGACAGTGAGGCGGCGTGTTTTTGTGCAGACAGACACAGGCAGTGTTTTGGGTATTGAATTAGATAGAGCTGACAATGCAAACACTGTTAAAAAGAAGATGCAGAAAGCCCTGAATGTGCCCACTGATGAAAGCTCTCTGACATTTGGAGATACAGTGCTGAAGAATGATTTGAGTGCGGTATGCAATGATGCTCCCCTTCGTCTTACGAGAGGATCTTTCCATCGAAGTTCCTCTACACCGTGCCTTTCTCCAACTGTTGATGGTCAGCCACAAAGAGATAGAAGTGGGCCTGTTGAGATTGTTGGAGGCTCAAGCTGCTCTGGGGAAATTAAAAAGTTGGTTAAGGATGTAGTTAAGGCTGTTGAGTGTGGTGTAGAGCCAATTCCTGCTTGTGGTGGCCTTGGTGGTGCTTACTTTTTTCGGAACAGGAGAGGTGAATATGTTGCTATTGTAAAGCCAACAGATGAGGAGCCTTTTGCGCCAAACAATCCTAAAGGTTTTGTGGGCAAAGTTCTGGGGCAACCAGGGTTGAAGAGATCAGTAAGAGTGGGAGAGACAGGAATCAGGGAAGTGGCTGCTTATCTTTTAGACCACGATCATTTTGCAAAGGTGCCCCTTACTGTCCTCGTTAAAATCACACATTCAATTTTTAATGTTAACAAACCGATGACTAAAAGCAAACTTCAAAATGAAAGACAGACTGTAAGTAAGATAGCTTCCTTTCAGCAGTTTGTCCCACATGATTTTGATGCCAGTGACCATGGAACTTCTAGTTTTCCAGTGGCTTCTGTCCATAGGATTGGAATATTAGATATTAGGATACTTAATACCGATAGACATGCAGGCAACCTTCTTGTGAAAAATATGGAAAGAGTAGGAAGATACTGTCAAGTTAGGGGAGAATCTGTGGAGCTCATACCCATAGATCATGGTCTGTGCCTTCCAGAAAATCTGGAAGATCCATATTTTGAGTGGCTCCATTGGCCTCAGGCTTCGATACCTTTTTCAGAAGATGAACTGGAATATATATACAAGCTTGATCCCAACAAGGATGCAGAGATGTTGAGAGTGAAATTACCTATGGTACGAGAGGCTTGTTTAAGGATTCTAGTGCTGTGCACTGTTTTCTTGAAAAAAGCTGCCGAATCTGGTCTTTGTCTTGCAGAAATTGGATCAATGATGAGCCGTGAATTTCAGGGAATGGAAGAGGCACCGAGTGAATTGGAAGTTGTTTGTATGCAGGCAAAGTTGCAGGTTGATCATGAAATGTCTGCCATTAGGTCTGAGGGAGAGGAGGATAAAATTTCGGAAATTTCATTGGAAGAAGACCACATGGCTGAGCAGATTCAGTTTGACATGGactatgaggatgatgaggatgattacATAAATACTGCTAGTAATATCTGGATGAAGAAAACATGTTTAAATCATGACAGCCGACATGACTCCATGGAAGTAAATGGCTTTAACAAATTTGAAACTGGTAGAGTTCCCTATTTATTTCCTCAATCCTTGTCATCACCTTCCCAAAGAACTGATTTGTGCATTAATTCTTTCTCAAATGGTACACTCAGAAGCTCACGTGGAGGTAAGTTTCCCTTTGAATCAAATTGCCCTTCCCCTAGACATGACTCTGTGGAAGTAAATGATGTTAACAAATTTGAAACTGGTAGAGTTCCCCATTTATTTCCTCGATTCTCATCGTCCCCTTCCCAAAGAACTGATTTGTGCATTAACTCTATTTCAAATGGTACACCCAGAAGTTCCCGTGGAGGTAAGTTTCCCTTTGGATCAAATTGTGCTTCCCCTAGGACTCCAAAGGGAGGATGCTGGAGTACGCTTTCAAAGCTGGAAGAGATTCCATCTTTAGaggaaaatgaaatggaagaaccAGTTCCTGAAATGCAAGAACCAATTCCCGAAATGCAAAATCCAGGTCTATTGAGGAATGCAGGGAAGGCTTCATTCAATCATCAAGGAAGCCCTTTTTCTTCAGGGCTCTCTGCATCTCTGAGGTGTACTAGCTTCTCAGACAGGAACCAGGGTGGTTCTCGTCATGCAGGATTTCAGAAAGGGCGTAGTAGTAAGCAAGGAGTATCAGCTGCTGGAGCCATGCAAAGTGGGCATGAGACAGGTGCAATGACCGGAAACTATATCAAGTTCTCAGATATGATTGAGGAAGAGTGGGCTTTGTTTATTGAATATTTTCAGGATCTTTTGCCAGGTGCTTTTGCTTCAAGGAAAAGTATGAGTTCAAGCCACAGACAGAGGCTTGGCACTTCGTGCCAGTTTTGA